The following proteins are co-located in the Eptesicus fuscus isolate TK198812 chromosome 9, DD_ASM_mEF_20220401, whole genome shotgun sequence genome:
- the PLA2G2F gene encoding group IIF secretory phospholipase A2, whose product MADGAQAYPKGFRKMVLVRHPSGWRGPDLRASSSRTSRSSLALKFFTVAILAGSTLPAAHSSLFNLKSMVEAITGKNAILSFVGYGCYCGLGGRGLPMDEVDWCCHAHDCCYQKLFDQGCHTYVDHYEYSIENKTTIVCRDRNQTDCDRQTCECDKSVALCFQRQRYNEKHRNYLNIYCQGTTPNCSIYERPKKETCSPPSSPPPALP is encoded by the exons ATGGCAGATGGGGCGCAGGCCTACCCCAAAGGGTTCAGGAAGATGGTGCTGGTTAGACACCCCTctgggtggaggggccctgaTCTTAGGGCCTCTTCTTCGAGGACCTCCAG ATCTAGCCTGGCTTTGAAGTTCTTCACCGTCGCCATCCTGGCCGGCAGCA CCCTGCCTGCAGCGCACAGCAGCCTGTTCAACCTGAAGTCCATGGTGGAAGCCATCACGGGGAAAAATGCCATCCTGTCCTTCGTGGGCTACGGCTGTTACTGCgggctgggggggcgtggcctgcccaTGGATGAAGTAGACTG GTGCTGCCATGCCCATGACTGCTGCTACCAGAAGCTCTTTGACCAGGGCTGCCACACCTACGTGGACCATTATGAGTACAGCATCGAGAACAAAACGACGATTGTCTGCA GAGATCGCAACCAGACGGACTGCGACAGGCAGACGTGCGAGTGCGACAAGAGCGTGGCTCTGTGCTTCCAGAGGCAGAGGTACAACGAGAAGCATCGCAACTACCTCAACATCTACTGCCAGGGCACCACCCCCAACTGCAGCATCTATGAGCGGCCCAAGAAGGAGACCTGTAGCCCCCCCTCCTCGCCACCCCCTGCACTGCCCTAG